From a region of the Latilactobacillus sakei genome:
- a CDS encoding biotin-independent malonate decarboxylase subunit beta, translating into MKNSFVELKARERVNALLDTPTGRELVGPFDQMTAPNLIAQGIVPESDDGIIVSRGTIGNKEVVVIAMEGSFQGGGIGEVSGAKIIAALTHALTENQNGNEIFPIIVLDTGGVRLQEANYGLLSISEISNLIVALKKYVPVIGVVPGRVGSFGGMSITSALMSYLITTKKARVGLNGPEVIEQEAGVREFDSSDKDLIWNTIGARQRVEAQIIDELVTDSVENVKDAIVAAMVERKDSHRSENADFYLSLLAKLDLSKPMAIEDYNQILAKHQTQVVELPVITEQATPATASVGYDWFQALTGLKNPSSTISTVYYGDSDRFNEDAVVTTIVPDGKNPMYRVRDGEVGLVEGFRMAQILNHVYEEDQNKIVKRPIVVVIDVPSQAYGYNEELIGIHVALANSAAAYAKLRQAGHPVIGVVVGNAISGAFLAHGLQSSRLIALNSDAITVQAMSKASASRITKRSIAEIEAAAEKVPSIAYDIRNYNKLGALYCFLDGVTDQKTTTDNVATVIEAVNDAIEDVRHTNDTMLTNRYTNDIAVKMGRVETNKVQAKMDEEWDA; encoded by the coding sequence ATGAAAAATAGTTTTGTAGAATTAAAGGCCCGCGAACGGGTGAATGCTTTATTAGACACACCGACTGGTCGCGAATTAGTTGGTCCTTTTGACCAAATGACAGCCCCTAACTTGATTGCCCAAGGAATTGTCCCAGAAAGTGATGATGGCATTATTGTGTCACGTGGGACGATTGGTAATAAAGAAGTTGTCGTAATCGCAATGGAAGGTAGTTTCCAAGGTGGTGGGATTGGCGAAGTTTCAGGTGCAAAGATTATCGCTGCACTAACACATGCCCTAACTGAAAATCAAAATGGTAATGAAATTTTCCCAATCATCGTGTTAGATACTGGTGGCGTGCGGCTACAAGAAGCCAACTATGGTCTACTTTCAATTTCTGAAATTAGCAACTTAATTGTGGCGCTTAAAAAATACGTGCCCGTCATTGGGGTTGTCCCTGGACGAGTTGGTTCATTTGGTGGGATGTCCATTACTTCAGCTTTAATGAGTTATTTAATTACGACTAAAAAAGCGCGGGTTGGCTTGAATGGCCCAGAAGTAATCGAACAAGAAGCCGGTGTCCGCGAATTTGATTCCAGCGACAAAGATTTAATTTGGAATACAATTGGTGCCCGTCAACGCGTTGAAGCTCAAATTATTGATGAATTGGTGACTGATAGTGTCGAAAATGTTAAGGATGCAATCGTGGCGGCAATGGTTGAACGTAAAGATAGCCACCGTAGTGAAAATGCTGACTTTTACTTGTCATTATTGGCAAAACTCGATCTTTCAAAACCAATGGCCATTGAAGACTATAATCAAATACTTGCCAAACACCAAACACAAGTAGTTGAGCTACCAGTGATTACTGAACAAGCAACACCGGCAACCGCCAGTGTTGGGTACGACTGGTTCCAAGCGCTAACTGGGTTAAAGAATCCAAGTTCAACAATTAGTACTGTTTATTACGGTGATTCAGATCGTTTTAATGAAGATGCTGTCGTAACGACAATTGTACCGGATGGTAAAAATCCAATGTATCGCGTCCGAGATGGTGAAGTTGGCTTAGTAGAAGGCTTCCGGATGGCACAAATCTTAAATCACGTCTATGAAGAAGATCAAAATAAGATCGTTAAACGACCAATCGTTGTCGTCATTGATGTCCCTAGTCAAGCTTACGGTTATAACGAAGAATTAATCGGGATTCATGTGGCGTTAGCAAATAGTGCAGCGGCTTATGCCAAATTACGGCAAGCAGGGCACCCGGTAATTGGGGTGGTTGTTGGTAATGCTATTTCAGGTGCTTTCTTGGCGCATGGGTTACAATCTAGTCGGTTAATTGCTTTAAACAGTGACGCAATTACTGTTCAAGCGATGTCTAAAGCAAGTGCTAGCCGAATTACTAAACGATCAATTGCTGAAATTGAAGCAGCAGCGGAAAAAGTACCTTCAATTGCCTACGATATCCGTAATTATAATAAATTAGGTGCCTTGTATTGTTTCTTAGATGGTGTGACAGATCAAAAAACGACGACTGATAACGTTGCAACTGTGATTGAAGCCGTTAATGATGCCATTGAAGATGTTCGTCATACAAACGATACGATGTTGACGAATCGCTATACAAATGACATTGCTGTCAAAATGGGCCGTGTTGAAACTAATAAGGTCCAAGCAAAAATGGACGAAGAATGGGATGCTTAA
- a CDS encoding lysophospholipase, with protein MKKIRQLLIDLGIFTGVLLVVFIVWQLLTPRPMKVKVRSHQESIQKTKVVQPKKVKKTLHLVAVGDSLTHGVGDEQNKEGYVSRIATKIKTETGHPVVTENYGVTGDTSVQIEKRVRTQPTLQANLKKADIITLTVGGNDLMAVLQNNFLDLNQKQIAAGQKAYQTHLMTLFRQIRQQNLTAPIFVMGVYNPFYVYFPEITGMSTAVTAWNKTVKEVANDFESAYYINSDRLLTHGDGHYVKQTKSLAKMDSSQLQKTLAANEHLNPYISDDDHFHPNQKGYQLITNAFWQQMAQHQKDWAK; from the coding sequence ATGAAAAAAATACGACAATTATTGATTGACCTAGGGATATTTACCGGGGTGTTACTCGTCGTCTTTATCGTTTGGCAGTTATTGACACCACGTCCAATGAAAGTCAAAGTTCGTAGTCATCAAGAAAGTATTCAAAAAACAAAAGTCGTTCAACCAAAAAAAGTTAAGAAAACATTGCACTTAGTAGCAGTCGGCGATTCATTGACCCACGGGGTGGGTGATGAGCAAAATAAAGAAGGTTATGTTTCGCGGATTGCCACTAAAATTAAAACCGAAACGGGTCATCCTGTGGTGACTGAAAATTATGGTGTCACCGGGGATACCAGCGTGCAGATTGAAAAACGCGTGCGTACGCAACCAACCTTACAAGCCAATTTGAAAAAAGCGGACATCATCACCTTGACCGTTGGGGGTAATGACTTAATGGCGGTCTTGCAGAACAACTTTTTAGATTTAAATCAAAAACAGATTGCAGCCGGTCAAAAGGCCTATCAAACACATTTGATGACGTTGTTTAGACAAATTCGGCAACAAAATCTAACGGCACCCATTTTCGTAATGGGGGTCTATAACCCATTTTACGTTTACTTTCCAGAGATTACCGGGATGTCAACGGCTGTAACGGCCTGGAATAAGACAGTCAAAGAAGTTGCCAATGACTTTGAGTCGGCCTATTATATCAATAGCGACCGTCTTTTAACGCATGGTGATGGTCACTATGTAAAACAAACGAAATCGCTCGCTAAGATGGATAGTAGTCAATTACAAAAGACACTAGCAGCAAACGAGCATCTTAATCCCTATATTAGCGACGACGATCATTTCCATCCTAACCAAAAAGGGTATCAACTCATTACCAACGCTTTTTGGCAACAGATGGCGCAACACCAAAAAGATTGGGCCAAGTAA
- a CDS encoding acyl transferase, whose protein sequence is MSTAFLFPGQGSQQVGMLQDIPAEYLERVAKVTGYQLIDVPQNYEDTVFIQLALLVKALFALDEIQKNDIVPDLVAGHSLGAFAAAVACQTLSFDDAVWLVYQRAMLMKAAYPSGYAMGVMVGLTRDEAAQVVQETFDPDYPVYLSNENCPMQHTISGAIIGLEKTLALAKQRQARTAKLLKVPVPSHCKLMQATVEQLRPYINQLTLQPATCPYLKNTDGRLTQDAEAIRQDLLANIEQPVQWRQMMAVAKEMGMDLTIEFPPGNTLTKLIHANFGEQLIRTINISQHGIDDATFLYRKWR, encoded by the coding sequence ATGAGTACAGCATTTTTATTTCCAGGGCAAGGTAGTCAACAAGTTGGTATGTTACAAGATATTCCCGCTGAATACCTTGAGCGGGTCGCTAAAGTGACGGGCTATCAATTAATTGATGTCCCTCAGAATTATGAGGATACCGTCTTTATCCAATTGGCGTTGTTAGTGAAGGCATTATTTGCTTTAGACGAAATCCAAAAGAATGACATCGTGCCGGATTTGGTTGCTGGACATTCGTTGGGGGCTTTTGCCGCTGCTGTCGCTTGTCAAACGTTATCGTTTGATGATGCCGTGTGGTTGGTCTATCAACGAGCAATGTTAATGAAGGCTGCTTATCCAAGCGGTTATGCGATGGGTGTTATGGTTGGATTGACCCGGGATGAGGCGGCTCAAGTAGTTCAAGAAACATTTGATCCTGATTATCCGGTCTATCTTTCAAACGAGAACTGCCCAATGCAGCATACAATCTCGGGTGCCATAATTGGCCTTGAGAAGACTTTGGCACTAGCTAAGCAGCGTCAAGCACGAACTGCTAAGTTATTGAAGGTTCCGGTGCCATCACATTGTAAGTTGATGCAAGCAACCGTTGAACAATTAAGACCTTACATTAACCAGTTGACTTTGCAGCCGGCAACTTGTCCGTACTTGAAGAATACGGATGGGCGGCTCACACAGGATGCAGAAGCCATTCGTCAAGATTTATTAGCCAATATTGAACAACCAGTACAATGGCGACAAATGATGGCCGTTGCTAAGGAAATGGGAATGGATCTGACGATTGAATTTCCGCCAGGCAATACGTTAACAAAGTTGATTCATGCTAATTTTGGAGAGCAGTTAATCCGGACGATTAATATCAGCCAACATGGCATTGATGATGCAACGTTTCTATATCGAAAATGGAGATGA
- a CDS encoding triphosphoribosyl-dephospho-CoA synthase MdcB: MINNEAHQMMIKQLAGLVEQALVDEVQLSPKPGLVDAYNNGAHTDMDASLFIKSAQALTPFFEQMAQAAWNHPVDQTLRETIAQIGRAAEQAMFEATNGVNTHKGAIWVMGLLVSVYAHQISMHKSTQIETVLKTVSQLAQFPDERYTPQNVTHGAVVKKRYRVNGAYEEAVLGYPHILLAIQTYQKWQTSAPQQAQLQMLLSLMGSVADTCVLHRSDQQTLIKMQQLAIQAGQNALPNDRFTALIQYCQAHHISPGGSADLLAASLFVLAVDAKISGC, translated from the coding sequence TTGATAAATAATGAGGCACACCAAATGATGATTAAACAATTAGCTGGTTTAGTCGAGCAAGCTTTAGTCGATGAGGTTCAGTTGAGTCCTAAACCAGGTTTAGTTGATGCGTACAATAATGGTGCGCATACGGATATGGATGCATCTTTATTTATCAAGTCGGCACAGGCTTTGACACCTTTTTTTGAACAAATGGCACAAGCTGCTTGGAATCATCCTGTCGATCAGACATTGCGAGAGACAATTGCGCAGATTGGTCGAGCCGCTGAGCAAGCTATGTTTGAAGCCACCAATGGGGTTAACACGCATAAAGGCGCTATTTGGGTGATGGGTCTTTTGGTAAGCGTTTATGCGCACCAAATTAGTATGCACAAGTCTACGCAAATTGAGACCGTTTTAAAAACAGTGAGCCAATTAGCGCAATTCCCAGATGAACGTTATACACCTCAAAATGTTACACATGGCGCCGTTGTAAAAAAACGGTATCGGGTGAATGGTGCTTATGAAGAGGCGGTCTTAGGGTACCCGCATATCTTGCTAGCCATTCAGACTTATCAAAAATGGCAAACAAGTGCACCGCAGCAAGCCCAACTCCAGATGTTATTGTCGTTAATGGGCTCAGTTGCAGATACTTGCGTATTACACCGCAGTGATCAACAAACGCTTATTAAGATGCAACAACTAGCCATTCAAGCTGGTCAAAACGCGCTTCCCAATGATCGTTTTACGGCGTTGATCCAATACTGCCAAGCACACCATATTTCGCCAGGTGGTAGTGCAGATTTATTGGCAGCTAGTCTGTTTGTGCTTGCAGTTGACGCAAAGATTAGTGGCTGTTGA
- the mdcC gene encoding malonate decarboxylase acyl carrier protein: MEQLAYQYQTSQPINKRVHVGVVGSGDLEILMFPTTKAESTVKVCTGSDGFDEVWGNVLTRFFDRYPISADIVINDFGATPGVVYLRLTQAMEELADEK; encoded by the coding sequence ATGGAACAATTAGCTTATCAATATCAAACAAGCCAACCCATTAATAAACGAGTACACGTCGGGGTCGTTGGATCAGGAGATTTGGAAATTTTAATGTTTCCAACCACTAAAGCTGAATCAACAGTTAAAGTCTGCACCGGTAGTGACGGTTTTGACGAGGTATGGGGAAATGTTTTAACCCGTTTCTTTGATCGCTATCCAATTTCGGCCGACATTGTGATTAATGACTTTGGTGCAACACCAGGTGTCGTTTATCTCCGATTAACACAAGCAATGGAGGAACTAGCTGATGAAAAATAG
- a CDS encoding DUF2140 domain-containing protein has product MQTRQDKKKEQVSPKRTINYWKYSFIVLLALVIGTLGFIAYNVSAPQTKQVQTEKMIKADSTFDIQMHKKQINSVVAYYLENYLENSKVKYNFTLDQQAILSGQFKFLGFPVEFNLFFKPYVLENGDIQLRAKQLAVGQLKVPMSFVFNYIQRQYKFPKWVVLNAHKSRITLRLNEFKLANGMQVKARHIDLKNDKIDLAVYVPLKNKK; this is encoded by the coding sequence ATGCAAACTAGACAAGATAAAAAAAAGGAACAAGTTAGCCCCAAACGAACGATTAATTATTGGAAATATAGCTTTATTGTTTTACTAGCGTTAGTGATTGGCACACTGGGTTTTATCGCCTATAACGTTAGTGCACCGCAAACCAAGCAAGTTCAGACTGAAAAAATGATTAAGGCTGACAGTACCTTTGATATTCAGATGCACAAGAAGCAAATTAATAGTGTAGTGGCCTATTATCTCGAAAACTATCTTGAGAACTCAAAAGTGAAGTATAATTTTACTTTAGACCAACAAGCGATTCTTTCCGGTCAATTTAAGTTCTTAGGTTTTCCGGTCGAATTCAACCTCTTTTTCAAACCGTATGTGCTTGAAAATGGTGATATTCAACTACGTGCTAAGCAATTGGCTGTTGGTCAGTTGAAAGTACCGATGTCATTTGTTTTTAATTACATCCAACGCCAATATAAATTCCCTAAATGGGTGGTTTTAAATGCGCATAAGAGTCGCATTACCTTGCGCTTGAATGAATTTAAGTTAGCTAACGGGATGCAAGTCAAGGCCCGCCATATTGATTTGAAGAACGATAAGATTGATTTAGCCGTATACGTGCCACTAAAAAATAAGAAATAA
- a CDS encoding malonate decarboxylase, which yields MKSAHDIVRFDREIIQQPALVAQLALTKQVFGVIRRGIASQSDLVPVGLRGVARNQRFALEIPADAIQAVIHPWEITTRESFRVTEVAQFPVYAQYHAARKILSGFKWGVGGSLGFELSSGISAIKPTSDFDLLLYANAPAELPLTVIAANHSFFEQFDTQVITAKGGFALKEYLRTPAKKILLKTDAGPLLTKELWS from the coding sequence ATGAAATCTGCACATGATATTGTTCGCTTTGATCGTGAAATTATTCAACAACCAGCTTTAGTGGCCCAATTAGCGCTGACTAAACAGGTTTTCGGCGTTATTCGACGGGGAATTGCTAGTCAGTCAGATCTCGTACCAGTCGGCCTTCGCGGAGTAGCTCGGAATCAGCGGTTTGCTCTCGAAATTCCTGCTGATGCAATTCAAGCTGTTATTCATCCCTGGGAAATTACGACGCGTGAATCTTTCAGAGTCACTGAAGTCGCACAATTTCCGGTTTATGCACAATATCATGCTGCTAGAAAAATATTATCAGGGTTCAAATGGGGTGTTGGTGGCAGCTTAGGGTTTGAATTATCATCTGGTATTAGTGCCATTAAGCCGACGAGTGATTTTGATTTATTGCTATATGCTAACGCGCCGGCAGAGTTACCGCTTACGGTAATTGCTGCCAATCATTCTTTTTTCGAACAGTTTGATACGCAAGTGATAACCGCCAAGGGTGGTTTTGCATTAAAGGAATATTTGCGAACACCGGCTAAAAAGATTTTATTAAAAACCGATGCAGGCCCGCTATTAACCAAAGAACTTTGGTCATAA
- a CDS encoding DegV family protein — protein sequence MANIKIVTDSSIQLTPEEIKQHHITVIPLTIMIDNTVYIDGETITRDQFMTEMASASALPKTSQPAIGNFIETYEQLAADGSQILSIHMLRAISGTVDTARQAGEMAKADVTVIDSDFTDRAMAFQVLKAAEVIEAGGSLEDALAAIQAVHDNTKLYMGVTDLTNLVKGGRLSHAAGVISSLLNIKVILEVADSELKVLRKGRGMKTITKFIDEMDDDLRKLKNVKAIGISHADGLELSEKIKAQLQAAFPAIEILVRTTDPVIATHAGAGAFAVMYYTEN from the coding sequence GTGGCTAATATTAAAATCGTAACGGATTCATCAATTCAATTAACACCAGAAGAAATTAAACAACATCATATTACGGTGATTCCGTTGACCATCATGATTGACAATACCGTCTATATTGATGGTGAAACAATCACACGTGATCAATTTATGACTGAAATGGCTAGTGCTAGTGCGCTTCCTAAGACGAGTCAACCAGCCATCGGTAATTTTATCGAAACATACGAACAACTAGCAGCTGACGGTAGTCAAATTCTATCAATTCATATGTTACGTGCGATTAGCGGGACAGTTGATACTGCGCGTCAAGCTGGCGAAATGGCGAAAGCTGACGTCACTGTTATTGATAGTGACTTTACAGATCGTGCAATGGCCTTCCAAGTTTTAAAAGCAGCGGAAGTGATTGAAGCAGGCGGCTCATTAGAAGATGCCTTAGCAGCTATTCAAGCAGTCCATGATAATACGAAACTATATATGGGTGTGACTGACTTAACTAACCTTGTTAAAGGTGGCCGTTTAAGTCATGCAGCCGGTGTGATTTCAAGTTTATTAAACATCAAAGTAATTCTTGAAGTTGCTGACAGTGAGCTTAAGGTCCTCCGTAAGGGGCGTGGTATGAAGACGATTACGAAGTTCATTGATGAAATGGATGATGACCTCAGAAAGTTAAAAAATGTTAAAGCAATCGGTATTTCACACGCCGATGGGTTGGAACTCAGTGAAAAAATCAAGGCGCAATTACAAGCAGCCTTTCCAGCAATCGAAATTTTAGTACGAACCACTGATCCAGTCATTGCAACCCACGCGGGCGCTGGGGCTTTTGCAGTGATGTATTATACTGAAAACTAA
- a CDS encoding acyltransferase, with protein MFEDQKTKINVSDFQKVSAVTAVMLQTILSFALANCHNQTTAAFVGTLYVFAKYTAPMFIFAIVYNMVKTSEKTSYFEFLKDKFFELVVPYLLWTIAYLLVFPGVQQKTPYTNVGTFLLKVVTGDGAPHLWYTVMMLQIQLLMPFFIWLGYRVFANRKLVWPVLIGATVFYIGWYSFYSMQVLNGPLAESWYLLDRLVVSFLIYGIYGVAGFVYHEAIFKQLNRIRFALLPVGLVVGGLSVRALLAYPGDVNFGHAPYLNTLQSLYSLMIILTVFTFASRMIVNQSPKLPWFKWLAVYAYRTYLANVFVFQALLLVFKSTWLRLPMGTMIVVAYLSTATGAFMLSWLLHLGWSGIKKQFS; from the coding sequence ATGTTCGAAGATCAAAAGACTAAAATAAACGTTAGTGATTTTCAAAAAGTATCAGCCGTGACGGCGGTCATGTTACAAACCATATTAAGTTTCGCATTGGCTAATTGTCATAATCAGACGACGGCGGCTTTTGTTGGAACACTTTATGTATTTGCTAAGTACACAGCACCGATGTTTATTTTTGCCATTGTCTACAATATGGTTAAAACCAGTGAGAAAACATCTTATTTTGAATTTTTAAAGGATAAATTTTTTGAACTCGTTGTACCATATTTACTATGGACAATCGCTTATTTATTGGTATTCCCAGGTGTGCAACAAAAAACACCATACACTAATGTGGGAACCTTTTTATTGAAAGTTGTCACAGGTGATGGTGCACCGCATCTATGGTATACGGTCATGATGTTACAAATTCAATTATTGATGCCGTTCTTTATTTGGTTGGGCTATCGCGTTTTTGCCAACCGTAAACTCGTTTGGCCGGTACTCATCGGGGCTACTGTTTTTTATATCGGATGGTACTCTTTTTATAGTATGCAGGTTTTAAACGGCCCATTAGCTGAAAGCTGGTATTTATTAGACCGCTTGGTCGTCAGTTTTCTAATTTATGGGATTTATGGCGTTGCCGGTTTTGTCTATCATGAAGCAATTTTTAAGCAGTTAAATCGAATTCGCTTTGCATTACTACCTGTTGGCTTAGTAGTGGGCGGTTTATCAGTACGCGCCTTATTAGCTTATCCTGGTGATGTTAACTTTGGCCACGCGCCTTATTTGAATACCTTGCAAAGCTTATACAGTTTGATGATTATTCTGACAGTCTTTACGTTTGCCTCAAGAATGATTGTTAATCAATCACCTAAGTTACCCTGGTTCAAATGGCTAGCGGTTTATGCTTATCGGACGTATTTAGCTAATGTTTTTGTTTTTCAAGCCTTATTGCTAGTTTTTAAGTCAACTTGGTTACGATTACCAATGGGGACGATGATTGTGGTTGCCTACTTGAGCACGGCAACCGGCGCGTTTATGCTCAGCTGGCTCCTCCATTTAGGATGGTCAGGAATTAAAAAGCAATTTAGTTAA
- the mdcA gene encoding malonate decarboxylase subunit alpha: protein MEKPQRNWDTKRVQKAQRLAKISQLMTGKYVETDQIITVLEALIAPGDKVVLEGDNQKQASFLSQSLEQVNPEKVNNLHMIMSSISRPEHLNIFERQIASKIDFSYAGAQSVRVAQMIEDGKMKLGDIHTYLELYGRLFIDLIPNVVLVAADKADKAGNLYTGFNTEETPTIVEAAAFKDGIVIVQVNEVVDELPRIDIPAGWVDVVVPADKPYELEALFTRDPQNITELQILMAMMAIKGIYAEHGVQSLNHGIGFNTAAIELLLPTYGEALGLKGKIAKNWALNPHPTIIPAIESGWVESIHSFGGEVGMEKYIAARPDIFFVGQDGTMRSNRVLGQVAGQYAVDMFIGSTLQLDYDGNSSTVTKGRLSGFGGAPNMGHNPGGRRHSTPAWQSLRDEENPLGKGQKLVVQMVETYGSNKKPVFVETLDALAVQKQASLANAPVMIYSEDTTHIVTEEGIAYLYKTTSKEQRQAAIAAIGGVTPLGMTSTKESLDQLRRAGIVKLPEDLGIKRSDAKRSLLAAQTIDDLVEWSDGLYQPPMKFRTWS from the coding sequence ATGGAAAAACCACAACGCAATTGGGACACGAAACGAGTTCAAAAAGCACAACGATTAGCGAAAATTAGTCAGTTAATGACTGGTAAGTATGTCGAAACAGACCAAATTATCACAGTTCTAGAGGCCTTAATCGCCCCTGGTGATAAGGTCGTTTTAGAAGGGGATAATCAAAAGCAAGCCAGTTTCTTGTCACAAAGTTTAGAACAAGTTAACCCTGAAAAAGTAAACAATTTACACATGATTATGTCGAGTATTTCACGTCCTGAACATTTGAATATCTTTGAACGCCAAATTGCTTCAAAAATTGATTTTTCATATGCAGGGGCACAAAGTGTTCGTGTTGCGCAAATGATCGAAGACGGCAAAATGAAATTAGGCGACATTCATACTTATTTAGAACTATATGGTCGCTTATTCATTGATTTAATTCCTAATGTCGTATTGGTGGCTGCGGATAAAGCGGACAAAGCAGGAAATTTATATACCGGCTTTAATACCGAAGAAACACCAACGATTGTTGAAGCAGCCGCTTTTAAAGACGGGATTGTGATCGTTCAAGTCAATGAAGTTGTTGATGAATTACCACGGATTGATATTCCTGCTGGCTGGGTGGATGTTGTTGTTCCAGCGGACAAACCTTATGAATTAGAAGCGCTCTTTACCCGTGATCCACAAAATATTACGGAACTTCAGATTCTAATGGCAATGATGGCGATTAAAGGGATTTATGCAGAACATGGTGTCCAATCACTTAATCATGGGATTGGTTTCAACACAGCTGCCATTGAACTCCTCTTACCAACTTACGGTGAAGCATTAGGTCTTAAGGGGAAAATTGCTAAAAATTGGGCTTTAAATCCACATCCAACAATTATTCCAGCGATTGAATCTGGTTGGGTTGAAAGTATCCATAGTTTTGGTGGCGAAGTTGGGATGGAAAAATATATCGCTGCTCGTCCTGATATTTTCTTCGTAGGCCAAGATGGCACGATGCGCAGTAACCGGGTCCTAGGCCAAGTGGCTGGGCAATATGCGGTTGATATGTTTATCGGTTCAACACTGCAATTAGATTATGATGGTAATTCTTCAACTGTTACCAAAGGTCGTCTATCTGGTTTTGGTGGTGCACCTAACATGGGTCATAATCCTGGTGGGCGTCGTCATTCAACACCGGCATGGCAATCATTACGTGATGAAGAAAATCCTTTAGGCAAAGGCCAAAAACTAGTCGTCCAAATGGTTGAAACATACGGTTCTAATAAGAAGCCAGTTTTTGTTGAAACCTTAGATGCGCTTGCTGTTCAAAAACAAGCGAGCCTAGCAAATGCTCCCGTTATGATTTATAGCGAAGATACAACGCATATTGTGACTGAAGAAGGGATTGCCTATCTTTACAAGACAACTAGCAAAGAACAGCGTCAAGCCGCAATTGCCGCAATTGGTGGCGTAACACCACTTGGCATGACAAGTACTAAAGAATCATTGGATCAATTACGCCGAGCTGGGATTGTTAAACTGCCTGAAGACTTGGGTATCAAACGAAGCGATGCAAAACGTTCATTATTAGCAGCGCAAACAATTGATGATTTGGTTGAATGGTCAGATGGCCTATATCAACCACCAATGAAGTTCAGAACTTGGTCATAG